From a region of the Neobacillus niacini genome:
- a CDS encoding polysaccharide lyase family 1 protein, with protein sequence MYDFNAYLEAYKPEVWGLDNEVSGPLEDARARSAQKQKQQIVVNIGSNTSIIGLGDDAKIIGGSFIMSGVENIIIRNIQFEAPVDFFPQWDPTDGEFGEWNSEYDNVTVTNNSHNVWINHNKFTDGEHHDEDFGKIFGRTYQQHDGLLDVTNGADYVTISYNVLEDHDKTSLIGSSDSRKTDEGHLKVTIHHNYYKNVTQRLPRVRYGQVHVYNNYYEFNKDSDYKFDYALGVGVNSKIYAENNYFNFDYDVNLGEIIQDWEGTSIYESGSFVNGKSSANEVDLVEAFNQTHTVQLNENVGWEPTLFTKIDPTQAVPALVKAKAGTGKLK encoded by the coding sequence GTGTATGATTTTAATGCTTACCTTGAAGCCTATAAACCTGAGGTATGGGGCCTCGACAACGAAGTGTCCGGTCCATTGGAGGATGCACGTGCCCGATCTGCTCAAAAGCAAAAACAACAGATAGTGGTTAATATTGGCTCAAATACATCGATTATTGGACTAGGAGACGATGCCAAAATTATTGGCGGCAGCTTTATTATGAGCGGAGTGGAAAATATCATTATCCGAAATATTCAATTTGAAGCACCTGTTGATTTCTTTCCACAATGGGATCCCACAGACGGTGAGTTTGGCGAATGGAACTCCGAATATGACAATGTAACCGTAACAAATAACTCACACAATGTCTGGATTAATCATAACAAGTTTACTGATGGAGAACACCATGATGAGGATTTTGGCAAAATCTTTGGAAGAACGTACCAGCAGCATGACGGATTACTTGATGTGACGAATGGTGCTGATTATGTAACCATTTCTTACAATGTGTTAGAGGACCATGACAAGACCTCGCTTATCGGCTCCAGTGATAGTAGAAAGACCGACGAAGGACACTTAAAGGTCACGATTCACCATAACTATTACAAAAACGTAACACAAAGGCTGCCAAGGGTCCGATATGGTCAAGTACACGTTTACAATAATTATTATGAGTTTAATAAAGACTCAGATTATAAGTTTGATTATGCTCTTGGCGTTGGGGTAAACTCAAAAATTTATGCAGAGAATAACTATTTTAATTTTGACTATGATGTTAATCTAGGAGAAATTATCCAGGATTGGGAGGGAACATCTATTTATGAAAGCGGATCATTTGTAAATGGAAAAAGTTCGGCAAATGAAGTCGATTTAGTCGAAGCCTTTAACCAAACACATACGGTTCAGTTAAATGAAAATGTGGGCTGGGAACCAACCTTGTTTACAAAAATTGATCCGACACAGGCAGTTCCAGCGCTGGTAAAAGCAAAGGCGGGGACTGGTAAATTAAAATAG
- a CDS encoding helix-turn-helix domain-containing protein gives MLIYEAHHFDYISNYHTLDLNFPSHLHRGFELLYLVDGEMEVIISQKSYHLKTGQFLLILPFEIHSFITKSHSRANICIFSPDYVPTFQRMIENSSLENPVFTVSQEANTLISRTLFKDNPNLLEQKACLYLLLSELMGQTSLIKSEKQDQELLHKLLTYIQDHFTESISLKSIAGTVGYSYNYLSKYFNTHINMSFVDFLNETRVNYACYLLIYTEKNITEIAFLCGYESIRSFNRNFVKIKLCTPKEYRDKQPQSFMDMYPLETAIHQNLK, from the coding sequence ATGTTAATATATGAGGCTCACCATTTTGATTACATATCAAACTATCATACATTGGATTTAAACTTTCCAAGCCATCTTCATCGTGGTTTTGAATTATTATACTTGGTTGATGGGGAAATGGAAGTCATAATTAGTCAAAAAAGTTACCATTTGAAAACTGGACAATTCTTACTCATATTGCCGTTTGAAATTCACTCGTTTATTACAAAATCACATTCGCGAGCTAATATTTGTATTTTTTCCCCAGACTATGTTCCGACATTTCAAAGGATGATAGAAAATAGTTCACTTGAAAATCCAGTTTTCACCGTATCTCAGGAAGCAAATACACTCATTTCTAGGACACTTTTCAAAGATAACCCAAATCTGCTAGAACAAAAGGCTTGCCTTTATTTATTATTGTCTGAACTAATGGGACAAACCAGCTTAATTAAAAGTGAAAAACAAGATCAAGAGCTGCTCCATAAATTGTTAACCTATATTCAGGACCATTTTACAGAATCGATTTCTTTAAAAAGTATCGCTGGAACAGTAGGTTACAGTTATAACTATTTATCGAAGTATTTTAATACCCATATTAATATGTCGTTTGTCGATTTTTTAAATGAAACCAGAGTAAATTATGCTTGTTATCTATTAATTTATACAGAAAAGAATATTACAGAAATTGCTTTCCTTTGTGGTTACGAAAGCATACGTTCATTTAATCGTAACTTTGTAAAGATAAAATTATGTACACCAAAGGAGTACCGTGATAAGCAGCCCCAGTCGTTTATGGATATGTACCCTTTGGAGACTGCAATTCATCAGAACTTAAAATAA
- a CDS encoding Gfo/Idh/MocA family protein: protein MKKIGIGMIGYKFMGKAHSHAYRDLPLFFPNTVHPDMKVICGRDLNGVTTAAKQFGWEEYTTDWKSLLVRDDIDLIDINAPSDVHKEIAIAAAQAGKHVFCEKPLALTLNDSREMLDVVEAAGIKHMVGFNYRFAPAVMLAKKLIDEGRLGDIYHFRAWFLQDWLVDPNFPLAWRLQKEIAGSGSHGDLGAHLIDLSHYLIGDITEVIGMNETFIKERPIPSQMTGLSAKVSDSNEKGEVTVDDATLFLARFANGALGSFEATRFAAGHRCTNSFEINGSKGSVIFDFERMNELQVYFVDDRDDVQGFRRVLATDPAHAYAENWWPPGHTIGYEHTFIHEMVELMNSFRENRQPVPNFRDGVKCQEVLEAVDLSIEKRQWIRISDV from the coding sequence ATGAAAAAAATTGGAATTGGAATGATCGGATATAAATTTATGGGTAAAGCACATAGTCACGCTTACCGGGATCTTCCACTCTTTTTCCCGAATACCGTTCATCCTGATATGAAGGTTATTTGCGGACGTGACTTAAACGGAGTGACCACTGCAGCCAAGCAGTTCGGCTGGGAGGAATATACAACGGACTGGAAAAGCCTCTTAGTGAGAGATGACATCGATTTAATTGATATTAATGCACCTAGTGATGTACATAAGGAAATAGCCATTGCCGCTGCGCAAGCCGGCAAACATGTTTTTTGTGAAAAACCGTTAGCGCTTACATTAAATGACTCTAGAGAAATGCTTGATGTCGTTGAGGCTGCTGGAATCAAACATATGGTTGGATTTAACTATCGTTTTGCTCCTGCTGTTATGCTAGCTAAAAAGCTCATTGACGAAGGAAGACTTGGCGATATCTATCATTTCCGTGCCTGGTTTTTACAGGATTGGCTCGTGGATCCAAACTTCCCGCTAGCCTGGAGACTTCAGAAAGAAATTGCAGGTTCAGGCTCTCATGGAGACCTCGGTGCTCATTTAATCGATCTATCTCACTATCTCATTGGCGATATTACCGAAGTCATTGGTATGAACGAAACATTTATTAAAGAACGTCCTATTCCATCGCAGATGACTGGTTTATCAGCAAAAGTCAGTGATAGTAATGAAAAGGGCGAAGTGACAGTCGATGACGCTACCCTATTTTTAGCTCGATTTGCTAACGGAGCTTTAGGAAGCTTTGAAGCTACGCGCTTTGCGGCTGGACACCGCTGTACGAATTCATTTGAAATCAATGGCAGTAAGGGCAGTGTGATCTTTGATTTTGAACGGATGAATGAACTGCAAGTTTATTTCGTTGATGACCGAGACGATGTTCAAGGCTTCCGCCGCGTGTTAGCGACTGACCCCGCGCACGCTTATGCGGAAAACTGGTGGCCGCCAGGTCATACGATTGGTTATGAACATACGTTTATTCATGAAATGGTTGAACTTATGAATTCTTTCCGGGAAAATCGACAGCCTGTTCCAAACTTCCGTGATGGCGTAAAGTGCCAGGAAGTCTTAGAAGCGGTTGATTTATCGATTGAAAAACGACAATGGATCCGAATTTCTGACGTTTAA
- a CDS encoding ThuA domain-containing protein: MKKSALIVWGGWDGHQPEQVAEIFKGILEEENFQVEVSHSLDSYADKEKLKQLDLIVPHWTMGEIERKYVLNISEAVAAGVGLAGCHGGMCDSFRNNVDWQFMTGGNWVAHPGNDGVEYMVNIKHSSSPLLDGLSDFKVASEQYYLHYDPAVEVLATTRFPVFHGPHSANKAVDMPVVWTKRWGLGNVFYSSLGHQANIVAMPEVSLIMRRGFLWAAEGKKRAEEMDVASIYGNVRTYTGMGDSQ, translated from the coding sequence ATGAAAAAAAGTGCATTGATTGTTTGGGGCGGATGGGATGGCCATCAGCCCGAACAGGTAGCTGAGATATTTAAAGGGATTCTTGAGGAAGAAAACTTCCAGGTAGAGGTTTCCCATTCACTTGACTCATACGCTGACAAGGAAAAACTTAAGCAATTGGATTTAATCGTTCCGCACTGGACTATGGGTGAAATTGAAAGAAAGTATGTCCTAAATATCTCTGAAGCAGTTGCAGCAGGTGTTGGTTTAGCTGGATGCCATGGTGGAATGTGTGACTCTTTCCGTAATAATGTGGACTGGCAATTTATGACCGGGGGGAATTGGGTCGCCCATCCAGGAAATGATGGTGTAGAATACATGGTCAACATCAAACATTCCTCAAGTCCATTATTAGATGGCCTCTCTGATTTTAAAGTCGCTAGTGAGCAATATTACCTTCACTACGATCCTGCGGTTGAAGTGTTAGCTACGACTCGCTTCCCGGTTTTTCACGGACCGCACAGTGCTAATAAAGCAGTGGATATGCCTGTTGTTTGGACCAAACGCTGGGGCCTTGGAAATGTGTTCTATAGTTCGTTAGGACATCAAGCCAATATTGTTGCTATGCCTGAAGTTTCTCTGATCATGCGACGCGGATTTTTGTGGGCTGCTGAAGGAAAGAAAAGAGCCGAAGAAATGGATGTTGCGTCTATTTATGGTAATGTACGAACTTATACTGGCATGGGTGACAGTCAATAA
- a CDS encoding Gfo/Idh/MocA family protein, producing the protein MKKLKIGIIGCGNISSIYMENCQKFPHLELMACADLDVSRAQLQAEKFGVPRACSVEELLSDPAIELVINLTIPKAHASVCIQALEAGKHVYTEKPLAVTREEGKQILETAKKYNLLVGSAPDTFLGAGIQTAINLIEQGEIGVPIGTSAFMICRGHEHWHPDPAFYYDVGGGPMFDMGPYYLTALVALLGPIKRISGSTRISYQERTVLSTPKAGTKIEVATPTHISGVIDFASGVIGSITTSFDAFGGTSLPPIEIYGSEGTLLVPDPNTFGGPVKIRKRDENEFKEVPLAYGYSQNNRGLGVADMAKAILEGGKYRANSELAYHVLEAMHGFHDSSDSGKHYIMESTCERPESVSLELHA; encoded by the coding sequence ATGAAAAAACTTAAAATCGGTATCATTGGTTGTGGAAATATTAGTTCGATTTATATGGAAAACTGTCAGAAGTTCCCTCACCTCGAGCTAATGGCATGTGCGGACTTAGATGTATCGCGAGCACAATTACAAGCTGAAAAGTTCGGTGTCCCTAGAGCTTGTTCCGTAGAAGAGTTACTGTCTGACCCAGCAATTGAACTTGTCATTAATTTAACGATTCCTAAAGCACATGCCTCTGTTTGCATCCAGGCACTTGAAGCAGGCAAGCATGTTTATACGGAAAAACCACTCGCTGTCACACGCGAGGAAGGAAAACAAATTTTAGAAACAGCTAAGAAGTATAATCTTCTAGTTGGCAGTGCACCCGACACCTTCTTAGGCGCTGGCATTCAAACTGCTATCAATCTAATCGAACAAGGTGAAATTGGAGTTCCGATTGGTACCTCTGCCTTCATGATTTGCCGCGGGCACGAACATTGGCATCCGGACCCTGCCTTTTATTATGATGTTGGCGGCGGACCGATGTTTGATATGGGACCATATTACTTAACAGCCTTAGTGGCTCTGTTAGGACCGATTAAACGAATTTCTGGTTCTACACGTATCAGCTATCAAGAAAGAACAGTGCTTAGCACACCGAAAGCAGGTACTAAAATAGAGGTAGCAACCCCTACACATATCTCAGGTGTGATCGATTTCGCCTCAGGTGTAATTGGAAGTATTACCACAAGCTTCGATGCCTTTGGCGGTACATCGCTGCCGCCTATTGAAATTTATGGCAGTGAAGGAACGTTGCTTGTCCCTGACCCCAATACGTTCGGCGGACCTGTGAAAATAAGAAAACGGGACGAAAATGAGTTTAAAGAGGTGCCCCTTGCATATGGATATTCCCAAAACAATCGGGGGCTTGGCGTTGCTGATATGGCCAAAGCCATCCTCGAAGGCGGGAAATATCGAGCAAATAGCGAATTAGCGTATCACGTTTTAGAAGCGATGCACGGCTTCCATGATTCTTCAGATAGCGGTAAACATTATATAATGGAAAGTACATGTGAGCGTCCTGAATCTGTGTCTTTGGAATTACACGCTTAG
- a CDS encoding rhamnogalacturonan acetylesterase, with amino-acid sequence MMVAFFGSFTHLPVNAEPSNYKFDFGIGEVEKGYVGVSATEKYDEKKRYGFNTPEDMINVPASGSGVASDAVQFLEYGTKSDNTFNVDLPNGLYEVKVTLGDAFRVSVAAEEVYQVINMTGNNATDSFQIPITDGQLNLLITEGKAGTNFTLSALEINKLSRHPETKRTIYIGGDSTVANYYPLDSSIQAGWGQLFPQFVDPEIFQVRNMASGGQIARGFKDDGQLEAILKYIKPGDYFILQLGINDTNPKNTTTEAQFKEYMREMVKQVKAKGATVVLSTPQGRASDFNADGVHTSVNRWYRYSIIALAQEENVPLIDLNVLSSAYFTSIGPEATLALYMNGDTLHPNRAGATELARLVAEELKRQGLDGFTGDKEKNTNKTF; translated from the coding sequence ATGATGGTTGCATTTTTTGGAAGTTTTACTCATTTACCTGTAAACGCAGAACCAAGTAATTATAAGTTTGACTTCGGCATTGGTGAGGTGGAAAAAGGTTACGTAGGTGTAAGTGCCACCGAGAAATACGATGAGAAAAAGCGTTATGGCTTTAATACTCCGGAAGATATGATTAATGTACCGGCATCCGGATCAGGCGTCGCTAGTGATGCTGTTCAGTTTTTAGAATATGGTACAAAGAGTGATAATACGTTTAACGTTGATCTGCCAAATGGACTTTACGAAGTTAAGGTCACTTTAGGAGATGCATTCAGAGTCAGTGTCGCTGCAGAAGAAGTCTATCAGGTAATAAATATGACAGGTAATAATGCGACAGATTCATTTCAAATACCTATTACGGATGGTCAGCTTAATCTGTTAATTACAGAAGGTAAGGCGGGTACCAATTTTACTTTAAGTGCTCTCGAAATCAACAAGCTGTCCCGCCATCCAGAAACCAAAAGAACAATATATATTGGCGGGGACTCCACGGTCGCGAATTATTATCCATTAGACAGCAGTATCCAGGCTGGGTGGGGGCAATTATTCCCGCAATTTGTTGACCCAGAGATCTTTCAGGTTAGAAATATGGCATCCGGCGGCCAAATCGCAAGAGGATTTAAGGATGATGGTCAATTAGAAGCCATTCTAAAATATATTAAACCAGGCGATTATTTTATTTTACAGCTTGGAATTAATGATACAAATCCTAAAAATACAACAACGGAAGCGCAATTTAAAGAGTATATGCGGGAAATGGTCAAGCAGGTCAAGGCAAAAGGTGCTACAGTGGTACTATCGACTCCACAAGGAAGAGCATCAGACTTTAATGCGGATGGCGTTCACACGTCCGTAAACCGTTGGTACAGATACTCTATAATCGCTTTAGCACAGGAAGAAAATGTACCTTTGATAGACTTAAATGTATTAAGTTCAGCATACTTTACCTCTATTGGACCGGAAGCCACTCTTGCTCTTTATATGAATGGGGATACATTGCACCCAAACCGTGCAGGAGCAACAGAACTTGCAAGACTTGTAGCAGAGGAGTTAAAAAGACAGGGATTAGACGGTTTTACGGGAGATAAAGAAAAAAACACCAATAAAACCTTTTAA